From Chiloscyllium punctatum isolate Juve2018m chromosome 36, sChiPun1.3, whole genome shotgun sequence, the proteins below share one genomic window:
- the LOC140460771 gene encoding uncharacterized protein, translating to MERPEESCPVEKPWKCGDCGKGFHVPSVLETHRRSHTGEKPFSCYVCGKAFSDSSTLLRHQRIHTRERPFSCPECGKAFSDSSALLTHRRVHTGERLFRCSKCGKAFTQASALLRHQWVHMGKRPFPCTECGKAFSNSSNLLTHRRVHTGERPFPCPVCRKAFSSSSNLLTHQRVHTGERPFSCPKCRKTFTQASNLLRHQQVHTGGEAFQLPRVWGGVLSGEQPAEARAAPLGGEALQGAPGAGRGSPARLSC from the coding sequence atggagagACCCGAGGAATCCTGCCccgtggagaaaccgtggaagtgtggcgactgcggGAAAGGTTTCCATGTCCCGTCTGTCCTGGAGACGCATCGGCGcagccacaccggggagaagccgttctcctgctatgtctgcgggaaggccttcagcgattcctccaccctgctgaggcaccagcggattcacaccagggagaggcccttcagctgccccgagtgcgggaaggccttcagcgattcctctgccctgctgacccaccggcgggtccacacgggggagaggctgttcagATGTtccaagtgcgggaaggcctttacccaggcctctgccctgctgaggcaccagtgggtccacatggggaagaggccgttcccctgcaccgagtgtgggaaggccttcagcaattcctccaacctgctgacccaccggcgggtccacacgggggagaggccattcccctgtcctgtctgcaggaaggccttcagcagttcctccaacctgctgacccaccagcgggtccacacgggggagaggcccttcagctgccccaagtgcAGGAAgacctttacccaggcctccaacctgctgaggcaccagcaggtccacacggggggagaggcctttcagctgccccgagtgtggggaGGGGTTCTGTCAGGTGAGCAGCCTGCGGAGGCACGAGCAGCTCCACtagggggagaggcccttcagggGGCCCCTGGTGCAGGAAGGGGTTCACCTGCTCGATTAagctgctga